One part of the Haliotis asinina isolate JCU_RB_2024 chromosome 2, JCU_Hal_asi_v2, whole genome shotgun sequence genome encodes these proteins:
- the LOC137274587 gene encoding UDP-N-acetylglucosamine--peptide N-acetylglucosaminyltransferase 110 kDa subunit-like encodes MKEPPSWSVNHKEMAHIADSTGLAELAHREYQAADYEHAEQHCMQLWRQEPDNTGVLLLLSSIHFQCRRLDRSAYFSQLAIKQNPMLAEAYSNLGNVYKERGQLQEALDNYRHAVRLKPDFIDGYINLAAALVAAGDMEQAVQAYVTALQYNPDLYCVRSDLGNLLKALGRLDEAKACYLKAIETCPNFAVAWSNLGCVFNAQGEIWLAIHHFEKAVALDPNFLDAYINLGNVLKEARIFDRAVAAYLRALNLSPNHAVVHGNLACVYYEQGLIDLAIDTYKRAIELQPNFPDAYCNLANALKEKGQVKEAEECYNTALQLCPTHADSLNNLANIKREQGNTEEAVKLYLKALEVYPEFAVAHSNLASVLQQQGKLHEALMHYKEAIRISPTFADAYSNMGNTLKEMQDIQGALQCYTRAIQINPAFADAHSNLASIHKDSGNIPEAIASYRTALKLKPDFPDAYCNLAHCLQIVCDWTDYNSRMKRLVQIVQDQLEKNRLPSVHPHHSMLYPLSHSMRKAIAARHASLCLEKINVLHKPPYQHPKDKLSSGGRLKIGYISSDFGNHPTSHLMQSIPGMHDLQNVEVFCYSLSPDDGTTFRSKIEREAEHFIDLSQIPCNGKAADRIHADGIHVLINMNGYTKGARNELFALRPAPVQVMWLGYPGTSGASFMDYVITDRLTSPVSVSKQYSEKLAYTKDTFFIGDHMNMFPHMMEKFVIKYTDENGKKFEYILNGTDLSEAKEIATSFKEVVQQVLPGATVTAPDGSLMSMTTTVLEVPKTVVTALNTMMQSSQPQTVVKGDTVIMNGLTTSQTSNKAATGEEVPNGIILTTRQQYGLPEEAIVYCNFNQLYKIDPSTLEMWVDILKNVPNSVLWLLRFPAVGEANIILSATNMGLPSGRIIFSNVAPKEEHVRRGQLADVCVDTPLCNGHTTGMDVLWAGTPMVTFPGETLASRVASSQLHTLGCPELVAKTRDDYIQIATRLGTDAEYLSAMKAKVWTARQSSPLFNAKTYSRNLEKLYERMWTRYENNLPPEHIVSPWN; translated from the exons atCTGCATACTTCAGCCAACTTGCCATTAAACAGAATCCCATGCTAGCAGAGGCATACTCAAATCTAGGCAATGTATATAAGGAAAGGGGGCAGTTGCAGGAAGCACTAGATAATTACAGACATGCTGTGAGGTTAAAACCTGACTTTATTGATGGATATATCAACTTAGCAGCAGCCTTGGTGGCAGCAGGAGACATGGAACAGGCGGTGCAAGCATATGTGACTGCATTACAGTATAATCCA GACCTGTATTGTGTGAGAAGTGATCTTGGCAACCTCCTAAAAGCTCTTGGAAGGCTGGATGAGGCCAAG GCCTGCTATTTAAAAGCTATAGAGACATGTCCAAACTTTGCCGTGGCATGGAGCAACCTGGGATGTGTGTTCAACGCTCAGGGCGAAATCTGGTTGGCTATTCATCATTTTGAGAAG GCAGTTGCATTGGACCCTAATTTCCTGGATGCCTATATTAATCTGGGAAATGTATTGAAAGAAGCAAGAATATTTGACAG AGCTGTTGCTGCGTATCTCCGAGCTTTGAATCTCAGTCCAAACCATGCAGTTGTACATGGTAACCTGGCTTGTGTTTACTATGAACAAGG ACTCATTGATCTGGCAATTGACACATACAAGAGGGCAATAGAACTGCAGCCTAACTTCCCTGATGCCTATTGTAATCTTGCCAATGCTCTGAAAGAAAAGGGTCAG GTGAAGGAAGCTGAGGAGTGCTACAACACAGCACTGCAACTATGTCCCACTCATGCAGACTCTCTCAACAATCTCGCCAACATCAAGAGGGAGCAGGGCAACACAGAGGAGGCTGTCAAGCTCTACCTAAAGGCATTGGAG GTCTATCCAGAGTTTGCAGTAGCCCATTCAAACCTGGCTAGTGTTTTACAGCAACAAGGAAAACTCCATGAAGCACTCATGCATTATAAGGAAGCAATTAG GATATCTCCAACATTTGCGGATGCATACTCCAACATGGGCAACACATTGAAGGAGATGCAGGACATTCAAGGTGCACTGCAGTGCTATACAAGGGCCATACAAATCAACCCTGCCTTTGCTGATGCTCACAGCAACCTGGCCTCCATCCACAAAGACTCTGGCAACATCCCAGAAGCCATAGCATCCTACAGAACAGCCCTCAAGCTCAAACCTGACTTTCCTGACGCTTATTGTAATCTTGCTCATTGTCTGCAG ATTGTGTGTGACTGGACAGACTACAATAGTCGAATGAAGCGTCTAGTTCAGATAGTACAAGATCAGCTTGAGAAGAACCGTCTTCCATCAGTCCATCCACATCACAGTATGCTTTACCCCCTCTCTCACTCAATGAGGAAGGCCATTGCAGCCAGACATGCCAGTCTCTGTTTAGAAAAG ATTAATGTGTTGCATAAGCCCCCGTATCAACATCCCAAGGACAAACTATCAAGTGGTGGTCGCTTGAAGATTGGCTACATTAGCTCAGACTTTGGCAACCATCCAACATCTCATCTGATGCAAAGTATTCCCGGTATGCATGATCTACAGAATGTCGAG GTGTTTTGTTACTCGCTAAGTCCTGACGATGGAACCACATTTAGATCGAAGATTGAGAGAGAAGCAGAACACTTCATTGATCTGTCTCAG ATTCCCTGCAATGGAAAGGCAGCCGATCGAATCCATGCAGATGGAATACATGTACTCATCAACATGAATGGATACACTAAAGGTGCTCGCAATGAACTTTTTGCCCTGAGACCAGCACCTGTACAG GTGATGTGGCTGGGTTATCCTGGGACAAGTGGTGCGTCTTTTATGGACTATGTCATCACCGATAGGCTAACCTCCCCAGTCTCTGTGAGCAAGCAGTACTCTGAGAAACTGGCATACACGAAAGACACATTCTTTATTGGAGACCACATGAACATGTTCCCCCACATGATGGAGAAGTTTGTCATCAAATATACAGATGAGAATGGCAAGAAGTTTGAGTACATCTTAAATGGCACTGACCTTAGTGAAGCCAAGGAGATTGCCACAAGTTTTAAG GAGGTAGTGCAGCAAGTGTTGCCTGGGGCGACTGTAACTGCCCCTGATGGAAGCCTCATGTCTATGACGACCACAGTCCTGGAAGTACCCAAGACCGTGGTAACAGCGTTGAACACCATGATGCAGTCAAGTCAGCCACAAACAGTAGTTAAAGGGGATACAGTCATCATGAATGGACTCACAACAAGTCAG ACCAGCAACAAGGCTGCTACAGGGGAAGAGGTGCCAAATGGCATCATATTGACGACGCGACAGCAGTATGGCCTCCCAGAAGAGGCCATTGTCTACTGTAACTTTAACCAGCTGTACAAGATCGACCCCTCCACATTGGAGATGTGGGTTGACATCCTCAAGAATGTTCCGAacagtgtgttgtggctgtTAAGATTTCCAGCAGTTGGGGAGGCCAATATCATTCTTTCGGCAACCAACATGGGACTGCCATCTGGGCGCATCATCTTTTCCAACGTAGCACCTAAG GAAGAACACGTGCGTCGAGGCCAGCTTGCTGATGTGTGTGTGGACACTCCACTGTGTAATGGACATACTACAGGAATGGATGTGCTGTGGGCAGGCACACCAATGGTAACCTTCCCAG GTGAAACGCTAGCTTCACGTGTTGCTTCCTCGCAACTCCACACTCTTGGGTGTCCTGAACTTGTAGCCAAGACAAGAGATGATTACATCCAAATTGCCACCCGACTTGGCACAGATGCAGAATA TTTAAGTGCAATGAAGGCTAAGGTATGGACAGCGCGCCAGTCAAGTCCCCTGTTCAATGCCAAGACCTACTCTAGAAACTTGGAGAAACTCTATGAACGAATGTGGACCCGATACGAGAACAACCTACCCCCAGAACATATTGTGTCCCCCTGGAATTAA